The following proteins come from a genomic window of Leptospira neocaledonica:
- a CDS encoding BTAD domain-containing putative transcriptional regulator, with amino-acid sequence MTYYQLSCYLVVTVLVYRTIHNLVLYFRNRKQSYLLYFALLQVAYGAYLFCFIQTINVENPEKALPWERVENATAVVFATFIALFVNNYKKLFSRDFILLYVFMNLILVGILLQDPNAYTMSVAHPKHFPSLGIVIYETDQPTIMQFIFLSSILMIIWTVMKVMNQFRKNRFRNHFLFYGLVFFFASLIADILVASDLLGIPYTSHFSFLILMFCVDSFLTVNKSEREVRMEFKESVSKWLTKPEASSFRIQAKDLTGEGSESKGLKEKNRNPKKLSVRALGPLELDLDGKKIPAAEYSSKKKLLKLIKLLLVRFGKGVHKEELLENLWPGMSEKNALNSLHALLFRLRKILGNPEAVVFAEDRLFFHPELVEADFVEFERKFETAGKLLRNKKEEEAVQSYREAQELYTGDFFEFDLYFPESELKREYLRKNLIEIYRILCEYSQKAGDANSLLSDSESWIRLDDLDERAWRFHFESLQSLDRKNEALRKFEDMKKILKKELGVEPDQETVSLIEKIRVTSPVS; translated from the coding sequence ATGACGTATTACCAGCTTTCATGTTATTTGGTGGTGACTGTATTAGTTTACCGTACGATTCATAATTTAGTTTTATATTTTAGAAATCGGAAGCAGTCATACCTTCTTTACTTTGCCTTGCTTCAAGTTGCGTATGGAGCTTATCTATTTTGTTTTATCCAAACAATCAATGTAGAAAATCCTGAAAAGGCTTTACCCTGGGAAAGAGTGGAGAATGCGACAGCGGTGGTATTTGCTACGTTTATCGCATTATTCGTGAATAACTATAAAAAACTTTTTAGCAGGGACTTCATTCTGCTATACGTGTTCATGAACCTGATCCTGGTAGGGATACTTTTGCAGGATCCGAACGCTTATACAATGAGCGTTGCTCATCCGAAACATTTTCCTTCTTTAGGTATAGTGATCTATGAAACAGATCAGCCTACCATTATGCAGTTTATCTTTCTTTCCAGTATTCTAATGATTATCTGGACAGTAATGAAGGTAATGAATCAGTTCCGTAAGAACAGATTTAGAAATCATTTTCTATTTTACGGATTGGTATTTTTTTTCGCGAGTTTGATTGCAGATATCTTGGTAGCAAGCGATTTGCTCGGCATTCCATATACTTCTCATTTTAGCTTTTTGATCCTAATGTTCTGTGTGGACAGCTTCCTGACTGTGAATAAGTCGGAAAGGGAAGTCCGTATGGAATTTAAGGAATCCGTTTCCAAATGGCTTACTAAGCCGGAGGCTTCTTCTTTTAGAATACAAGCGAAAGACTTAACTGGAGAAGGTTCCGAATCCAAAGGTCTCAAAGAGAAAAACCGTAACCCTAAAAAATTGAGCGTAAGAGCTTTAGGTCCATTAGAATTGGATTTGGATGGGAAGAAGATCCCTGCAGCTGAATATTCCAGTAAGAAAAAACTACTCAAACTCATTAAACTTTTGTTAGTACGTTTTGGAAAAGGTGTACATAAGGAAGAATTATTAGAAAATCTTTGGCCAGGAATGTCCGAGAAAAATGCTCTGAACAGCCTACATGCGTTACTTTTCCGTCTCCGTAAAATTTTAGGAAATCCGGAAGCGGTCGTATTCGCAGAAGATAGATTATTCTTCCATCCTGAATTAGTAGAAGCGGACTTTGTGGAATTCGAGAGAAAGTTTGAGACTGCCGGAAAGTTACTTCGAAACAAAAAAGAAGAAGAAGCAGTACAATCCTATAGAGAAGCACAAGAGCTTTATACGGGAGATTTTTTCGAATTCGATCTGTATTTCCCTGAATCAGAACTAAAACGTGAATATCTGCGCAAGAACCTAATCGAAATTTATAGAATCTTATGCGAGTATTCCCAAAAAGCAGGGGATGCTAATTCTCTACTTTCCGATTCGGAAAGTTGGATACGTTTGGATGATCTGGATGAAAGGGCTTGGAGATTTCACTTTGAGTCTTTACAATCTTTAGATCGTAAAAACGAAGCTTTGCGCAAATTCGAAGATATGAAGAAGATCCTGAAAAAAGAATTAGGTGTGGAACCTGACCAAGAGACAGTATCTCTTATAGAAAAGATCCGGGTCACTTCTCCAGTGAGCTGA
- a CDS encoding Ig-like domain-containing protein has protein sequence MKRIFLGKISRGLEMNLKNIKVSNVDKGIKLAILSILWAGVLGCSPEKMKGFAMSDIFDLGFFSGGRIFGANPNLQPPYNSVDNDTAVLPVDFGSSNPQATLFINSTENVDRYKELEIRFSHPMNKATVESSFSITGVSGNLSGPTPGGEFYWMSSQKLRFNPYRELKPAETYTLTINQDAATIGAVSLENYTITFRTGLDYGLTNKITQGSQYTLNGTNDITFDQSAALTLASTYSSPVAGENYIQSVSLKKIGSSNSQDICTTPPCSMSATISLNLSTSQVPPTVGGNTYYYEIATTNGKTFRKYFSFNYGRLENANGVLPYVANGVMDEAQMLPFLGKAIQKYTTGAFKVKDSTGTPRTFQEFLLGMPDFPKKKFFENGNWTIGEACMRQDAKMSGDANVAAFKDFDYIPVFGAKSGGAGRGYCWVRHPDCVTDNGPPYHPKKRNGIDRDQWWNTYNSNNCGQNQNNANYPQACKNLFHWGEAAWSLCHYPTDVKSYKNGGYTSTVFSPFGRPEGDIGSAGEDLLDCAFPACFFDSYHIEKIAPGPFSKYSAILNVASGGIADGSAAITLDVYVTDMRLPKFVRCGSNNATHGCSAGTGTQLGNVVADLKVNPGSGGVNPGLGLDLKSRYTEVDLLVVSRFEDWYGAFNGPGALLVFRTTAKLNWDPAVEGTLNPAGYDWNDVKLSKPRLALARTRNNMTVTSDGLINMTVRTPFTVNDDYFPDNPSVAQILANSNNFFIRPWANPLHMSLSGLYPGEDTSDFMYTAPMTYIHGSEGFNTIIEALVGREELSNMANLTVDQVKQIITQYMLRDIVQRIAPNVLNSVIADLRDTGVTITLPSYLPAPLGNFPLTVKFKLNTDAAIKHDGTNKGLVTSLDFAFTSGYNPAGGLRTQSGKTGMVTTRTWTAANPPPSTYQFSQSAANPGFLISMHTDTISQAAFHLWQRRGLDIVLNKAFIDGMNAFAGADPLFALTTSFLKASPLVTILVPGRNKLQGLNGSNAIAPPVKSYDDIDMVMSPIHAPNVKFKPMTATGVPKMRLYFTEMQLQIIAKKPTSCTGLVDDELTDCQADTRANGYQQTLGTVRISFAADADFRFKMFSNPTNNPAFANLNALQVILDPVNNLDYAVEVLEGQTYNPFGLDPDGIKSVISPLVTTLVIPMVNSIMKEIPMPPDITFPKLINPAGTQSCAISAKSDKVQFFTLNTPQVADPYLLGGMRFVGQAVTDPASLIVCP, from the coding sequence ATGAAGAGAATTTTTTTGGGAAAAATAAGTCGAGGGCTGGAAATGAATCTGAAAAATATAAAAGTTTCTAATGTCGATAAGGGAATCAAACTCGCGATCCTTTCTATTTTATGGGCAGGCGTTTTAGGATGTAGCCCTGAAAAAATGAAAGGATTTGCAATGTCGGATATTTTCGACCTAGGATTCTTTTCTGGAGGAAGAATATTCGGCGCGAATCCGAATCTTCAGCCTCCGTATAACAGTGTGGACAACGATACCGCTGTTCTTCCTGTAGATTTTGGTTCTAGTAATCCTCAGGCAACTTTATTCATCAATTCCACTGAAAACGTGGATAGATACAAAGAATTGGAAATCCGTTTTTCCCATCCGATGAATAAGGCTACTGTAGAATCGAGTTTTTCCATCACCGGCGTTTCCGGAAATCTTTCCGGACCTACTCCTGGTGGAGAATTCTATTGGATGAGTAGTCAGAAACTTCGTTTCAATCCTTATAGAGAATTGAAACCGGCTGAGACTTATACTCTTACTATCAATCAGGACGCTGCTACCATAGGCGCGGTTTCTCTCGAAAACTATACAATCACTTTCAGAACTGGATTGGATTATGGTCTTACAAATAAGATCACACAAGGAAGCCAATACACTTTGAACGGCACGAATGATATAACATTCGACCAGTCCGCCGCTCTTACACTCGCTTCTACATATTCAAGCCCTGTTGCGGGAGAAAATTATATCCAATCCGTTTCTTTGAAAAAGATCGGATCCAGCAATTCTCAGGATATTTGTACCACTCCTCCTTGCTCTATGAGCGCTACAATTTCTTTGAACCTGAGCACTTCTCAAGTTCCTCCAACGGTCGGTGGGAATACCTACTATTATGAGATTGCTACTACGAACGGAAAAACTTTCCGCAAGTATTTTAGCTTTAACTACGGTAGATTGGAGAATGCCAACGGAGTTCTTCCTTACGTGGCAAACGGTGTAATGGACGAAGCGCAGATGCTTCCATTCTTAGGAAAAGCCATCCAGAAATATACTACAGGCGCTTTCAAGGTGAAGGATTCAACCGGAACTCCTCGTACTTTCCAAGAATTCTTATTAGGAATGCCTGATTTTCCTAAGAAAAAATTCTTCGAAAACGGAAATTGGACCATCGGCGAAGCTTGTATGAGACAAGATGCTAAAATGTCTGGGGATGCGAACGTAGCAGCATTTAAAGATTTCGATTATATTCCTGTGTTTGGAGCTAAATCTGGCGGCGCTGGAAGAGGATATTGTTGGGTAAGACACCCTGACTGTGTTACGGATAACGGACCTCCTTATCACCCTAAAAAGAGAAATGGTATCGATAGAGACCAATGGTGGAATACCTATAATAGTAATAACTGTGGGCAAAACCAGAATAACGCAAATTATCCTCAGGCTTGTAAAAATTTATTCCATTGGGGTGAGGCCGCTTGGAGTCTTTGCCATTATCCTACCGATGTAAAATCTTATAAAAACGGCGGATATACTTCCACAGTATTCTCTCCATTCGGTAGACCGGAAGGTGATATCGGATCGGCAGGAGAAGATTTGTTAGATTGTGCATTCCCCGCATGTTTCTTCGATTCATATCATATCGAAAAAATCGCTCCGGGACCATTCTCTAAATACAGTGCTATCTTAAACGTGGCTTCCGGTGGAATTGCAGACGGAAGTGCTGCTATCACTCTGGACGTATATGTAACGGACATGAGACTTCCTAAGTTTGTCCGTTGTGGATCAAATAACGCAACTCATGGTTGTTCTGCAGGAACCGGAACCCAGTTAGGAAACGTTGTTGCAGACTTAAAAGTAAACCCTGGCTCCGGAGGAGTAAATCCTGGATTAGGTTTGGATCTTAAATCCAGATATACCGAAGTGGATCTTTTAGTAGTCTCTCGTTTCGAGGATTGGTATGGGGCATTTAACGGACCGGGTGCATTGCTCGTATTCAGAACAACTGCTAAGTTGAACTGGGATCCTGCAGTAGAAGGAACTTTAAATCCGGCAGGTTATGATTGGAACGACGTAAAACTTTCCAAACCTCGTTTGGCATTGGCTCGTACTCGTAACAATATGACTGTGACTTCCGACGGTTTAATCAATATGACTGTTCGGACTCCTTTTACCGTGAACGACGATTATTTCCCTGATAATCCTAGCGTTGCACAGATACTTGCGAATTCGAATAACTTCTTCATACGCCCATGGGCAAACCCTTTGCATATGTCGTTATCAGGTTTATATCCTGGGGAAGATACTTCTGACTTCATGTATACTGCTCCGATGACTTATATTCATGGTAGTGAAGGTTTTAACACCATCATCGAAGCTCTCGTAGGTAGAGAAGAGCTTAGTAATATGGCGAACCTGACTGTGGACCAAGTGAAACAGATTATCACCCAATACATGCTCAGAGATATCGTGCAAAGGATTGCTCCTAACGTTCTGAACTCGGTGATTGCCGACTTGAGAGACACTGGAGTTACGATCACTTTACCAAGTTATCTTCCCGCACCACTTGGAAACTTCCCATTAACGGTGAAGTTCAAATTGAATACGGATGCTGCCATCAAACATGATGGTACTAATAAAGGACTTGTGACTTCTCTGGACTTTGCGTTTACGAGCGGTTATAACCCTGCAGGTGGACTCAGAACCCAATCCGGAAAAACAGGAATGGTTACTACAAGGACTTGGACTGCGGCAAATCCACCTCCTTCTACTTATCAATTCAGCCAATCCGCTGCGAACCCTGGGTTCTTGATCTCTATGCATACAGATACGATCTCTCAGGCTGCATTCCATTTATGGCAGAGAAGGGGATTGGATATCGTGTTAAACAAAGCGTTTATCGATGGAATGAATGCTTTTGCCGGCGCAGATCCTCTGTTCGCGTTGACCACTTCTTTCTTAAAAGCTTCTCCTCTGGTTACAATCCTTGTGCCAGGAAGAAATAAATTACAAGGTCTGAACGGTTCCAATGCGATAGCACCTCCGGTAAAATCTTACGATGATATCGATATGGTGATGTCTCCGATCCATGCACCTAACGTGAAGTTTAAACCGATGACTGCCACTGGAGTACCTAAGATGAGATTGTATTTTACTGAAATGCAATTGCAGATCATCGCTAAGAAACCAACTTCTTGCACAGGACTCGTGGACGATGAACTTACAGATTGCCAAGCCGATACGAGGGCGAACGGTTACCAACAAACTCTTGGAACAGTTCGGATAAGTTTTGCTGCGGACGCTGACTTCCGTTTCAAAATGTTCTCCAACCCGACCAATAACCCTGCATTTGCTAACTTAAATGCACTTCAGGTAATCTTGGATCCGGTGAATAACTTGGATTATGCCGTAGAAGTTTTAGAAGGACAAACTTATAATCCATTCGGTTTGGATCCTGACGGTATTAAATCAGTGATCTCTCCGTTAGTCACCACTTTGGTGATACCAATGGTGAACAGTATTATGAAAGAGATACCAATGCCTCCAGACATCACTTTCCCTAAATTGATCAATCCTGCAGGAACTCAATCCTGTGCGATCAGTGCGAAGAGTGATAAGGTACAATTCTTCACCTTGAATACTCCTCAAGTTGCGGATCCGTATCTGTTAGGAGGAATGAGATTCGTAGGACAAGCTGTTACAGATCCTGCGTCTCTGATTGTCTGCCCTTAA